atttttagagAATCAAATCACTAAATATATTGACTAAAAACTATGACTCAATTTTATACAAGATGGAGCTGTTTTGTCACTGAAATATTTGCACAGATACTATCAGTAATTGCCATAATTTCTGGTTattggccatgctggctggaaTTGATTGGATGGAGCCTAACAAAATACCTCCTTTCTAatccaatttattttatgtttttttttaatttgcatttatatcccgcccttctccgaagactcagggcggcttacactatgtcaagcaatagtcttcatccatttgtatattatatacaaagtcaatttattgcccccaacaatctgggtcctcattttacctaccttatagaggatggaaggctgagtcaaccttgggcctggtgggacttgaacctgcagtaattgcaagcagctgctgttaataacagactgtcttagcagcctgagccaccagaggccctttgatgAAGTTTGGGGATAGGAGGAGGAATATTTGCTTTTTGTGACTACTGATCTCAATGTCCtgattgataaaaaaaaatactataggaAATAATGTGGGGGTTTTGCTCAGGTCCCAATACAGCCTTTTGGTCATGGACATTCTTTTCCTGTCACACAATTCCCAAGCTGAGCACTTCACatgaaagccttttttttttttgtttacatttatatcccacccttctctgaagactcagggcggcttacagtgtgtaagacaatagtctcattctatttgtatattatatacaaagtcaatttattgcccccaacaatctgggtcctcattttacctaccttatagaggatggaaggctgagtcaaccttgggcctggtgggacttgaacctgcagtaattgcaagcagctgctgttaataacagactgttttaccagcctgagccaccagaggccctttgatgAAGTTTGGGGATAGGAGGAGGAATATTTGCTTTTTGTGACTACTGATCTCAATGTCCtgattgataaaaaaaaatactataggaAATAATGTGGGGGTTTTGCTCAGGTCCCAATACAGCCTCTTGATCATGGACATTCTTTTCCTGTCACACAATTCCCAAGCTGAGCACTTCACatgaaagccttttttttttttgtttacatttatatcccacccttctctgaagactcagggcggcttacagtgtgtaagacaatagtctcattctatttgtatattatatacaaagtcaacttattgccccctcaacaatctgggtcctcatttgacctaccttataaaggatggaaggctgagtcaaccttgggcctggtgggacttgaacctgcagtaattgcaagcagctgctgttaataacagactgtttaaccccctgagccaccagaggccctttgatgAAGTTTGGGGATAGGAGGAGGAATATTTGCTTTTTGTGACTACTGATCTCAATGTCCtgattgataaaaaaaaatactataggaAATAATGTGGGGGTTTTGCTCAGGTCCCAATACAGCCTCTTGATCATGGACATTCTTTTCCTGTCACACAATTCCCAAGCTGAGCACTTCACatgaaagccttttttttttttgtttacatttatatcccacccttctctgaagactcagggcggcttacagtgtgtaagacaatagtctcattctatttgtatatttacaaagtcaacttattgcccccccaacaatctgggtcctcattttacctactttataaaggatggaaggctgagtcaaccttggacctggtgggactagaacctgcagtaattgcaggcagctgtgttttaataacaggcttcttacagcctgagccacaccgcggcctttATTTAGAACCTCATACCTGGTGGCCAATCATCATCCCTTCTCACATTTTTCTCTACAGCTTGTAAAACATTCACTCCACAGCTACCTATTAGTTAGAAATACTATTGACCACTCTTTACAGTTAGTAAAGTTGAATAAAAGTTATATTAAATGAAAACATTGTCCTTTTCttagtgagccttgtgtcttcCTTCATAGATGCATTTTATTCATTGGCACCTCAGATTCTTTTTAGCTGCCGCTCAGATTCTCTTTTGCTTGTTACCCCTTCATCTTTACCTGTTGTTCTTCCTAATTGTAGAAGGAGTACCACCTCCATGCTAGCAAaagacactgaaaaaactgaaataCAGACTAAGAAATACCAGTGCTTGAACTGGAGAAATTTGGTTAATAATTATACCTTTTTATTATAACAATCTTTATATAAGACAGTGGACTGATAATGTGCAGTACAGATTTATTCCTTAAGAAGACAACAATTTGAAACATGTCAGAAACTTACAGTATTTTCTGTTATCGGCTCGAGATCATTCCTCTTTAACTTTCATAGGAAGCCACAGTCTACTGTTGTCCATGCTAATGAAGCTGTCTCTCTCTCAAAGTGAAAAACAAACTAATTCATTTCAAATTGCCTAGTCTTGGCCAGGTTAAACATTTCACATAAATTGCAATGTAATTGGTTTGGCTCACTGAGTAGTGCATATCCAGCTATTGTAAATTATAAAGGATGATTTGTGGCTTAGTGTATAATTGTTTTGCTAATCTGGATAGTTATGGTTCATCCAGGAAACCATGGTTTGATGCAATGTCTGAATTCAGTCTCCCTATTCCTTCAGATTCTAAGATTTCCAAGGAACTAGAAGAGCTGCGTTTGAATCAATCTTTGCTGACTAAAAATGGTAATAATTCCATATTGTTGTTCCAAACCGTTATATATATTGTAATTTCTATCTCAATtacaaaaataagtttttaaaagaacaataattGAAATAGCTACATAACCAGTCATATTCATGTGTGCAGAAATGTTTTGTAAGTAACTGCAAAAGTAGATTATATGAAAGGGGAAAGATACAAATAAACAGTCTTTTGGGAAAGTATCTTTCctatatttcatcactgagttccagaaaaacaatgaaaaaatatAATACAACCTGCTTTGCTGTAGGCATTGTAGTCTTCTGTAGCCAGAGAACCTTCAAATTGTATGGATTTCAACAATCAGAATTCCCTAGCCCATATTCTAGAAATTGATTCTACAAGATCTGGATGGTATCAACCTTACCAAAGGCTATCTTAAGGTAGCCAGCAAAGTTTCATAGTGATAATAGTAACTAGAATACAGCTGAAATGCAGCATTTCACAAAGCATTCCTATATTTTCCTATTTCTTGGCAAGATATATTGATCAGAGACTTAATGATCATCCTTTTGATGGGTCTGGAAAGTGGACATTTCCAATTCTGAATTCGCTGAAGTGTCTACATATACTGCTTATACAAGTTAACAGTAAATTTATGTTGGAGATTTCTAGAACAGGCTAGCTTTTCTGTGTATCCATCCTATTCTACTTTCGTAAGTTTGTTAGGTCTGAACCAGGATCTCCCCAGATACGATTGCCTTTACTGagaaaaaaacccttccataaGCATTCAGTTTCTTGTTTTGATAAATCATTACTACCCTTATTACAAAGGACTTAATATCTTTAGAGAAAGAGGTCTGGGTCTTTTGGGAAAATTTTCCAGTGAGGTTGGGTCTATAAATTCCTGAAGCTACTGAAGCTAAACCTGACCATGTAGGGGTTTAAAGTGGGATAGCTGTCTTATAATTTCCAGTCAATCCATATATTGTACATTATCTGGCTGAACTAGGTCCCTCAGGCTAATATTCTGTCTTTCTAGGTCTCAAATCAGAGAAGCAGTTTCAGCAGTTCCAATCCACCCATGCTGCTCAAGGTTAGCTTCATCTTGTGTCTGATATCCCAATGGATGTTtcccattgcttctttccttccttgtgcCAAGCGTCCTTGAATTGTTTATTTCTGTTCTCCCAACTATCACAACATGTTGTTTTGGCTGCTGGGTGACCATATTTTGTTCAGTGTCTGGGAGAGGAGGTCAACAATTCAAGATGATGCTGTGACCATACAATCTAAGACATATAACCGCTATcttaacctcttttttttttttggtcttctttATCCTATTGGATTCCTTGGCTGATTATCTGCTATTAGGAAAAAATGATTAATGGtccaattgaatgaatgaataaagcaATTTGTCAGTGGGAGTTCCTGCCCACttagggttggggggaggagTGTTTCTTTTCTGTGAGAGTAGGAAATTGGCTTATTGGATCAGGTCTGAGACTAGTACTCTTCAAGGATTgctaggaggaagaagaaaaagcaatacatatttttaaacttGGGACATAGAGAAACATCTGCACTGTTGCTCTGGGGAATTTTAAGCAGGATTTACAATTGTGTTGCTTATTACAGGAGTGGTCTTGACATTTAATTTTAAATCGAACCACTATAACCTAGTCCCATAGCACCTCCTATTTCTTCCTGCGTAGGGAAATACAGAGGTCTTAAAAATGCCTTTTCTCCCAAAGTAGCAATTTCAATTTactgtgtcttttctttttccagaatCAGTTCTAAATAACAGCCTTAAAAAGCTGGAGAATGATCACAATGACCTGAAAAAGAATGGTAAGCGGTCTTTAAAGGCAGATATGGGCTTGATTCTGGTGAGAAAGGAAGATAAAGTGGATACATGAGCTTGCTAATAGGGAATTTCATTAAGAAGATTTACTTTGAATTGTTCCCAATTGAAAACTGAGTCATTCCTGGCAACATCAGTCTAAGTTCCTAAATCCTGTGCATTGTatctctattgtttttctttctgaagGACCCTTTTGACAATTTTCCCTATCAAGGATGGTCCTACATTAAAGTGAGGGATCTGCCCTGGGTTATTGATCATGGGGGGAGGGAGACACACATCAGCATCGACAGTCCACCAATTCCTCTCCCTGTCCTCTTGTGTTAGAAAGCAATTGTGTGAATCTTTCATGTATTCAGACAAGTTTCCCAGGAACACTTTTCAAAAAAGCATTTTGCCAAACATAAGGACTCATATTCTGATAATTGACCAGAAAATTAATGACATCTTCAGCAAAGTAGTTTTTTTCCCACCTGGCAATTTATAAGTTTTCCAGGCCAATAAGAAAGTAAATAtggacaataaataaacaaataaataaacaaataaatagaaagcATTCATGAAAGATGGAATAAATTGGTCAAAGGATGTtaatttttctggatttcttAAAAAACGTGTGTTATAAACGAGTTAGCAACTGAATATACAAGAAACTGTTCAGTGTTAAATGTCATCTAGATATATTGAAATTTAGAGTATCGACAGTATTGTATTGGTTGAAAGTCCAACAAATTTGGTTTCAGCACAGCTTTGTCCCAATGGACCAAACTTTGTCCCAATGGACAAAGGCTAAATTATCGCCACTAGCATATACTGCAGAGGTGAATTTAACAGATAGAATAatgatatttttccttttttccatgcCTGCATAGGAACATCTTTACATGTAGAAAATTGcataagaaagaaatataaaatgaaaaccaTTTTTCATGCTTTCCCAGTGTTGATGAGAGGAAATGTATGGAAAGCAATAAGAATACTCAGTAACTAAACCAGGGGTTCTCAGACTTGGTGGTACTataatctccaaaaataagaaaTGAACCTCTGTGACTTCCACTTAAATAAAACTAACAAATTCATGCACATTAGGGTTGggcaaaaatgattttaaaaattgtttttaatctatATATCAAATAAAACCAATGATACAACCTTACACATTTATAATTTtttcactgaaaataaataaaccaaaaccTTATGTTTAATAGGAATGATAAGCTTACTTAGTTTTGCATAATTGCTAAAATTTATGGAGTGGGAGTTGAGACAGTCACTCTAATTTTTCATTACACATTTATTTTGGATTCATATAGTGTGATTCGAATCACAACAGTGATTCAATTTTGAATATGTGTGCTATTGGATTTCTGGTCCCAAAGATGGTGCTGGGTCAGAAGGTACTCTGGATTTTGTTTTGACAAGAAGGTTTTGGCAAGATGATTTTCCAGCCATAGTGAAAGCAAGTTCTGCCAGAAATCCATCTTTGCATTAATGGAATTCTTCCAGCCATACATTTCAGTGACAGGAAAAATGGTTTCAGACTTACCTTTTCTTGAGTATGCCATATGacctttatatatgtatgtgtgaatataaggaaattattatttctttaaacaataaaactaaaagaCGAACAGAGGTAGATGCAAGCATTTCGCATTGACTCATCAGTACCTACATTACAATAACACGGTTAAAATCAGCCTCAAATATAAGATCTAGCAAGAGCATTAATTAAGCCTATAACATATGCAGGAAAGCAACCAATGGCAAGACTTACACCCAAGAAAGGTTTTGATTGACATAAAGCTGTTTCTGCATGCACAAAGGAAGCTTCAGTTAATGGCAACCGCCTCAGCAAAATGCAGGAAACGAGAATTCCTGTGGCACAGTACAACTTTAAGCACAGAGTTTTGATCCACCTGGTGACCTGTAGCTAGTAAGTGTCTCGCAATGGCCAAAGAAGGCATTTTATGGCCATgatttgctgctgctgttggaTTACTCAAGGCTGTTTGGACCCATTTCAGAAGATGCTCCTTTATTCTGAAAGCCAAACACCTATCAGTTCTGCCGATGTAATTGTGtccacaattaaaaacaaattggtAAATGCATTGATAGGTTGTGCTTCCTTTATTAGGGGCAGCCGTAGCCTCTGGGTTTGATTTagaaatttattatttctttctttgaatTCTCCTCTGCATCAGTATATCAATGGCTAACCTTCTCCAATCCAGTGCCCACAGATGTCTTGGAACTGAAACCCTTCAATGACTCTGTCAATAGGACATGATAGGTATAGGAGTTTCAACATATCTGAAAGACACAGATTGGTGAAAGTTATGTTATATCATTTCTCTTTAATTGTTTTCCTGTAAATTTGTACTTTTTAGTGAATGAAAAGATAAAAGAGATAACGACTCAAAGTGGTGGAAATGCGAAGACAGTCATCGATTTAATCAATGCAGTCTATCAGATTAATGGTAAGATACAATTCCTCTGTCTGTCGATTCATAAGATGTTACTCTTTCATAGTTAAGCACTCAATCTTGTTGTAATTGAGGCTGTGTTGAAGAAACCTTGTGTTTGATACTAGGCTGATGACGTTTGAATTAAACAATACAAGTACAAATAAAAGTTCTGCTACAAGTTTTGAACTGTAGCCCAATTTTACCACATGCCTCAAAGCATTGGTTATAGTACTATATATTATTATGCATTTTCTCTGGAGATTTAAATGGGATAGATAcaaatgaatatattttgttCCAGGTTCTGATCAGGGCCTCAGTCAAACCACCCATAGAACCtaaggccgtgatggtgaacctatagcacggGTGTCAGAGGTGGCACGGAGCGCCCTCTCCGACGGCACGCAAGCCATTgcctcagttcagctctgctgtgcatgcacgcacacctcCCACCGGCCAATTGGttttgtgtcccactcccactccaacacacgagtcaaggaagtccgtaacagacttggcaacgaagcctttgcagcttgccaagttcctttgaggtttctcagggcaggcaggagtccaagttgtgacttcagcgatagagtctgatatcagcaaactagctaagactttgcttgactcaaggttggaatgccaaaagcaggtcctttatataggctgtggggtgtggctccatgactcagcatttatccaggcctgccccacccctccttctgctggcgtcacctctcagatctccggaagcgagggtcctcccactttgaattgtcttcagctggatctgctgtcagtaattccagcacctggctggcttcctgctcacatgctttatgagtgaagtttatcgggcttgtccgttcacggggccagggccgggggctggaggcatgacaggccgttcatcttcattatcagactcggagtctgataacaggcccagttggGGCCGGGGggtcccagctgaggagaggagggaggacgagtcacaacaggtcttcggtctctgccgcacatgcacgggggcagggcGTGTGCTggagtgtgcgtgcatgcatgggggcagggtgcctgcagggtgtgtgtgtgcatgcactggGGCGGGGCGCATGCAGGCCTCATGTACATGTCCGGGGGTagggcacatgtgtgggggtgtGCACATTGCATATGGGGGTtcaggcatgcacatgcgcattggcacacatatgcatgcactttgggcactcaatccagaaaaggttagccatcactgacctaaggggaaaaaaaataatctgcccTGGAATCCTCAAGTCAAGTGTGGTGGACCAAACTAGTTTCCCCCTGGCCACATGGTGGCAGCAGCATTGATAAGATGAAAAAGGTgataagagaatgatctgactatGGCAAAGGAGTGGTGGTGATACCTTCCATTCCCAGATTGCGACTGCTCTGGGGATACAAACCACGTCTAATGCCCAGTGCTGAGTGTGTATGTTAGGCTCTTGGTGACTTAGGTCAGGCCCATGATTGCCCAGGTGATGAGGAACTCTTGGACTGACCCACACTTCATGCCATCTGAGGGCAGATCAAAGTCCCAAGAGCTACAGTATAAGCCATCTGGCAATCAAATGTAGCAGTTTGGGTAGGGATATTGTTGAGCAACAGGGAGGCCAGTAGGGCAGCTACAACTGTAGAGCTAAATTTAACCAGGTCTCATATCTGATTATCTGCAGAGCAGAACATCTGAAAgccattaaggttttttttttaaaaaaaaactcgcaAATACAGTATTGCAATTTTTGCTAGTCAGGACCTGGGCCTAGACTTCATTTTCAAGACTGTATAGACTGTTTAGGCAGGATCAAATTATCACAAGCATTGATAATATTGGTTTAATGATTAAAAGCAACTCTAGAATAAGTGATTATCTGTCTTTAAATATCTACAACTGTTTTACAGCTTCAGGCTGCCAGATATGTCCAAAAGGTTGGCTGTTGAACAGACAAAAATGCTACTTTTTCAAGATGGGGAGTGAAGCCTGGTCTCAAGCCGAGAAGAGATGCGAGAGTTATGGAAGCAAACTGGTCATCATTGATGATTGGGTTGAGCAGGTAATAAGCAGCTCCTGTTTAATAATCAAACATTTCCCATTTCTGAAGCTTACACCACGCACATTGACTCGAGGAGCACTTTTGTGGGAAGGAACTTCAGCTCTCGAGAATTGAACAGTGGTGCCATGTTGGCTCTAATTATGAAGCTattagagggaaggaagaaggagaagggaaaaagtTGCAGGGGCCACCTACTTCAGTAGAGAACAAGGGTCAGAAGTCTCCTTCACATCTGAAAAGATGGTGGAAAGGTATGTGCAGTGCAGGAACAGGATTCCATATCTATACGCTGCATTTGACCTGTTGTTGAAGGGAGCTAGTTTTAGTCTACCATGAGGGAGGCTGTTGGGTGGAGGGCTACTGACCCTTTGCTTGGCTGTGAGCAAACATCCTGAACTGCTTCTCTGGGCAAGGTACAAaatgctctcttcccatctctgCTCATAGCCAATATTAATATGCTGGTGATGAAGGTAAATGATATGCAGCTCCCCTTTATAGGATACATTTTTGCAGTTCCAGGGAAGATGGTAACCCCAGTCACAAATtcatctgcatttcctgcatcaaATGAGGAAAGcacatctttctc
This genomic window from Ahaetulla prasina isolate Xishuangbanna chromosome 2, ASM2864084v1, whole genome shotgun sequence contains:
- the LOC131193205 gene encoding low affinity immunoglobulin epsilon Fc receptor-like isoform X2 encodes the protein MSSPLGIYKRCEEPDEQGKQPSKILETADSKISKELEELRLNQSLLTKNGLKSEKQFQQFQSTHAAQESVLNNSLKKLENDHNDLKKNVNEKIKEITTQSGGNAKTVIDLINAVYQINASGCQICPKGWLLNRQKCYFFKMGSEAWSQAEKRCESYGSKLVIIDDWVEQDFLMSHINEKTFWIGLSDINNENNFVWVDNNSPSFTRWRTGEPNNSGHGQDCVVMSSDGLWEDRQCGKSVDGWICEKPWKC